The Apium graveolens cultivar Ventura chromosome 10, ASM990537v1, whole genome shotgun sequence nucleotide sequence ttatctaAGTTTGCTTCATaagagatagaggaaagttcaggaagtgtatacttccgcgttttgaaaATGCGGAGCATTGACATTAAGCTTGTAGCCCCCATAGGGCTGTAAACATCACggatagatcctattaaggcccatattcaaaatggttggctgccaaatgatgtgactgaaacacgaaagttggctgttcgagcactgagatattccttgatcaatgggattttgtacaaaagatcttatgtggttccttacttaagatgtctcaggcccgatgaggcacgcttggctcttgaagaggTACACGAAGGCATCTGTGGGTAACACCTGGAGGGCAGGGCAttggctcataaaataacccgtttaggcttttattggccagagatgatggcaGATGCCAAAGAACctgtgaagaagtgtgatcattgtcagaagcatgcaccggtTGTTCGACAACCACCCGAGATGTTGActtccatcaactctcccatcccctttgctaaGTGGGGAATGGATATTATCGGGCCTTTTACAATGGCCGCTGCTCAGAGGAAGTTCGTTGTGGTAGCCATAGACTACTTTACGAAGTGGATTGAGGCTAAAACACCggccaagataaccaccaagtAAATTACCCAATTCTTCTGGGAGAATGTGATATGACGATATGGAATCCCACGAACCCTTGTCACGGATAATGGGAAACAATTTTGATAATGTAGAACTCGGAGACATTGTGATGATAAAAATATAGAACTTCGCTTCACCTCGGTTGCTCACCCACAAGCAAACTGGCAGTCAGAagttgctaacagaatcatccttgatggacttaagaaaaGGGTTTTACGCTCAAGGAACACTTGGGAAGATGAGTTGTTGCCTATACTATGGGCATATCATACCACCTGTAAAGCGACTACTGAAGCTACCCCATTTATGCTGGCTTACGGAGCCGAGATCGTGGTGCCCCTTGAAATCACACATGGACCCCTAGGATCAAAGCTTATGAATCGGAAACCAATaaagaaggcatgaggctcgcTCTCGATCTCATTGACGAGGTCAAAGATGAGGCCAGCGCCCGTAAtgcagagcatcaacgaagagcctccctctaGTATAATAGAAGGGTTAAAGAAATGTTCTTTTACCAAGGAGACTTGATCTTAAGAAAGATTGAAGcatcaggatttgaagagaaagaAAAGCTAACCCCTAACTGAGAAAGGCCGTATAAGGTCTAGAAAACATTAGGATGAGGATCTTACAAGTTGGAAACCCTGAGCGGTGAAAAGTACCTCATACCCGGCATATTTcgaacctgaaggtttattatgtttaggacatgaaagacatgttcctagtacttagtaGTAAATGGAGGAATAAGGTCGACCAGTATACGAGCATTTAATGAATAAAAGTCCTGAAGAACCAAAGTGTCGAAAATAAAAGACGAATATGAAATCAAACTACAAATCCAGGAGATCCTGAATGATCATAAATCAAGTCATGATGAACAATTGGGTTACACACCGAAGATGTTCGAGTCCATGAATGACCGCAAATAGATAACCGTTGAATAAAAGCCACACACGGTaaacaaagccatgcaaggcctaaaCACTGAAGGACAATCTATTGTCGAAAATCAGATGATTGGCCAATAGTGGCAACCTCAGAAACAACCCAAAGGCTAGGAAAGCCCCATTACCACATCCGGGTAAGAGCTACGAACAAAGCCAATGGACATGTTAACAGAGCTTACCTCGTCATCATGGGTGTCCATCATCTGAAAAAAGTCTTACGACTATTGATAAACGCTAAGAGAGCTCTAGAATCTCAATCCTGAAACTTTTTCTCAAGTTTCTTCATCAATGCCTCCAAGGTCGTGTGCTCACTCCTCCATTTTTCACTCTTAGTGAAAGAAGCTGTGAAGTAGGCTTTGGCCtaataagaaaaatatattagAAAACTAACTTTACGAAATGTATTTGGTCGACTAAAGTCTACACTACAGACTTCAGCCTACTAAAGAAGGCTGATCAGCCTCCAGAGAAGGCCCTTGACCAACTGGATATCCCTTGGAAAGGGCTCCAGCAGACCGGCCTCCAAGGGAGGCCTTAAGCCAGCCATGCTCCTCCTTAAATTTGAAGTATTAAAAGTTCTAAAAAGAAGAGATGTACCTGATACAAGGCATGAGCCCCGCACATCTCCTCCTCAGGAAGCTGTTCGCCTAATTGGAACAAATTTAACTAATGGAAAATTAGGAGGAAGATAGGTACCCTCGATAGAGAAGTCTCTAAATCCAGTTTTAACAAGCTTCCTTTGAATTTTGAGGACCCATCGAGAACACAAACATGATAGTTTATGTTTGAGGCCCATCACGAACGTGATCGAGACATGTTGTCCAAGAAAGCAAAAATGTTTCCCCTTGACCGACCAGAGGAGGCCGAGTAGCCATCTATGAAGATCTTTTGACCGTCTAAAGGGTCCTTGGATGAGGCCCCCACCTGGCAAGGCATTCCTCGAATAAAAAGAGAGAAAAAAGTCTGATCCACGACTTGATATTGAGAAGActgaagttcaagaacttccaCGAAATAAGGTCCCGAATGGCCAAGAAGCTCTAGACATTGAGGTTACGCCCGACCAGGGCCTCTAGGGCTTGGTCTCTATGGCCGACCAAGAGTCCTTGAAGCTGACTCCTCCATATGTAGGGGTTAGACCGACTAGGACGTCCTTGAAAGAACATTTACAGACGTCCGAAACTAATAGAGAAGTCCCCCAAGTGAAGATTCCAAGAAAACCATGAACTAGAGCCAAGGGATGCTCCTGGTGAAGACAAGAACTTCCACGGAAACAAGTTTCGTAAAGAAAAGAACGTTCACgagaacaagtttcgtgaagagtaAGATGCTCACGAAGGTGAGATTCTGGCCTACTAAGAGTTAGTGATGCCTAGTCCTCCACAAGGAGGGATTAGTCTGACTAGAACCCTCACGGAGGAAAATAGGTTTCGTGAAGAGTAGAACGTTCACGAGAAAAAGTACGTACCACTCACTAGAAAAAGGGCCACACGTCCACCAAAAAGAGCCCATAAAAAGTAAGGCCCAAGGATAAAAGCCCAATTTCTGGAAGCTTTTGGAACATTCTTGAAATATTAGAGGAAAATATAGGCCAAATAcaaataggatttggaaaataaAGGCCCAACCCAGATTAAAGACCCAAGGCAAGACCAGGATCAAGGTCCCCATCTAGGTCGTGAATCCTATTCGAAAAGCTTTGAACAAGAGCCTGTAAAAGACCATGGGAACGATCAGGATCCATGTTTAAACCTGGTCGTGAATCCTGATCTTTTCATTCCGAATAGAAGCCAGAAAATGGCCAAAAATTCGACCACAATCCAGGTCATCTAAACGATCAGGATCCAGGTCTAATTCCTGGTCGTGAATCCTGATCTTTTCTTTTCGAATAGAAGCCAGAAAAATGGCCAAAaattcgaccaaaatccaggtcatCTAAACAATCAGGATCCAGGTCTAATTCCTGGCTTGAATCCTGATCTTTTCTTTTTGAATAGAAGCCAGAAATTGGCCAAAATTTTGACTAGAATCCTGGTCATTTCTAGGACTAGGTTCCTGGTCGAAAAGGGTAGAAATCCTGGTCGTGGATCCTGGTCTAATGTATTAGACTATAACTCCAGGGGCTGGCCAAAATTTGTACTAGAATCCTGTTCATTTCTaggactaggatcctggtcgaaaagggTAGAAATCCTGGTCGTGGATCCTGGTCTAATGTGTTAGACTAGAACTCCAGGGTCTGGCCAAaatttcgactagaatcctggtcatTTCTAGGACTAGGATCCTGGTTGAAAAGGGTAGAAATCCTGGTCGTGGATCCTGGTCTAATGTGTTAGACTAGAACTCCAGGGGCTGGTCAAAATTTCAACGattaggatcctggtcgaaaagggcagaaataaagaaattaaggaaaaattctaaaaaattaaaaatattttttgaaaattaaaggaaaattcctgaaattaaggaaaaaccccataaattaagggaaaattcctgaaattAAAGAAAAGATCCCAGagattaagggaaaattcctgaaattAAGGAAACCcccataaattaagggaaaattcctgaaattaaggaaaaaatctcagaaattaagggaaaattcgtGTAAATTAGGAAAAAccctagaaattaagggaaaattcctgtaaattaggaaaaaaatcccagaaattaagggaaaattcctgtaaatttgggaaaaatcccagaaatgaAGGGACAATTCTtgtaaattaggaaaaaatcccacaaattaggaaaaattcctgtaaattagggaaaaaatcccagaatttaaggaaaaattcctgtaaattagggaaaaatctcagaaattaagagaaaattcctgaaaaataccagaaaattcctaaaaagaagGAATAAGGTAAGAAAAGTAATAGGGAGGTTCTAAAACAACCCTAGAGCCATGTCCAAGTcgaatcgttgtaaatgtgtaggtcgctccatactttacgtAAAAACGATatcctgtaagggaacgaatgaacttaacttctgcgaaatctttttcgatttcccagaagttggggggcaaatgatatgggcctaaaattagcctagaaatataattaatattgaattaattagacctgatacgGTTCAATAATGAAGCCCAATTAGAAAGGGCctaaaaccctgaatattaattaatttcgtaattaattaataagggataaatcagctgtcAAGATGAGTCCCAATGAGGATATAAATCTTTGAAGATTAGCCCCCAAAGGACctaataggataaggaatcagtttcctactttctaggactccaaagtccattaattcagagacttgcccaccaagtctcctaactcaagtccaattcaaggactcccaacatctatataaggggtcttaccccaccaatcagaactacgtttttttggcttgattctctaattcacagagatacgtaggcatctcgtaaaggcagaattaagctacgaaacacgagagcaaccattaaaggtcttgagctcccgaaccttagtaataaatataacaattaatataccctagtttttaatccataacacatGTTTTGCAGGGTATTGCGTGAACACGTGGAGTTTACTCAGTTCGCACCGAatggtagcggctgcgggttctCCATGATAAAAAGggcttttttgaaaaatacccaaGGCTAAAAacatttttgcaaaaatattgtcatttttttaaaaaatttacaaaaatactTTTTAAGTCTGCTTTTAAGGTTGCTGC carries:
- the LOC141691558 gene encoding uncharacterized protein LOC141691558 — its product is MADAKEPVKKCDHCQKHAPVVRQPPEMLTSINSPIPFAKWGMDIIGPFTMAAAQRKFVVVAIDYFTKWIEAKTPAKITTKTRRHCDDKNIELRFTSVAHPQANWQSEVANRIILDGLKKRVLRSRNTWEDELLPILWAYHTTCKATTEATPFMLAYGAEIVVPLEITHGPLGSKLMNRKPIKKA